The genomic interval TCCCGCTGCAATTCCTTGAGCAGGGCAAGAACTTCAGCCTGAACCGTCACATCGAGTGCCGTGGTCGGCTCGTCGGCGATCAGGAGATCGGGCCGGAGCGCAAGCGCCATGGCGATCATCACACGCTGGCGCTGGCCGCCGGAAAATTCATGCGGATATTTCTTCAAGGCTCCGTCCGGATCAGGAATTCCAACGCGCGCGACAAGCCGCCTCGCCTCCGCTTCGGCTTTCACCCTGTCCATTCCATGGGTGGTCATCGCCTCGCGGATCTGCCAGCCGACGGTATAGACCGGATTGAGATGGCTGAGCGGGTCCTGAAAGATCATGGCGATGCGCCGCCCATTGATCTCGCGGCGTGGCTCAGCCGGCATTGTCAGAAGGTCTTTGCCATCAAGAAATATCTGGCCGCCGCTGATACGTCCGGGCGGCATGTCGATGAGGTTCATGATGGCCGAGGACGATACCGATTTGCCCGAGCCGCTTTCACCGAGGATCGCAAGCGTTTCACCACGGTCGATATGATAGGAAACATCCTTCACCGCATGCACGACACCGCCTGCGGTGTGAAACTCCACGGAAAGGTTGCGCACATCGAGAAGATGGTCAGCCATGTTTGCGGCCTTTCATTTCCAGCCGCCAGCGCTGCACGGGGTCGAGCGCAATGCGCAGCCAGTTGGACAGCAGGTTGAGCGACAGGGTGGTGAGTATGATGGCAAGGCCCGGCCAGAAGGACAGCCACCAGGCATTGGTGAGGTACTGCCGCCCCTGCGAGATCATCAGGCCCCAGGTGATTTCCGGCGGCTGAATGCCGATACCAAGGAAAGACAGCGCGCTTTCCGCCAGCATCACATAGGCGAAATCGAGCGTCGCAAGCGTTGTCAGCGTCGGCAGGACCACGGGTAGAATATGGCGGAACAGGATACGTTTGCCCGATGCGCCCATCACGCGCGCCGCCTGTACGAACATGCGTTCACGCACCTCCAGCACTTCGGCCCTTGTGGTGCGGATGTAAACGGGGATGCGGGTTATCGCCAGAACCAGCATCAGGTTGAGGATGGATGAGCCGAGCAGATAAAGCACGATGACCGCGATCAACAGTGACGGAAACGACATGATCACGTCCGCCAGCCTCATGATGATCTGGCCAACACGGTTGGAGGAAAAACCGGCGATCAGGCCAAGCACGGTGCCGGTGACGGCGGAAAGGAAAACGGCACCGGCGGCGATCATCAGTGTATTTT from Agrobacterium tumefaciens carries:
- a CDS encoding ABC transporter permease; the protein is MSLSNADTEIIDEPSFATRMLRMLWADKFALCAAIFLIVVIILAFVGPAWLGELATKQNLRGRNLAPFQWQREWYFWLGADALGRPLLARIVAATQNTLMIAAGAVFLSAVTGTVLGLIAGFSSNRVGQIIMRLADVIMSFPSLLIAVIVLYLLGSSILNLMLVLAITRIPVYIRTTRAEVLEVRERMFVQAARVMGASGKRILFRHILPVVLPTLTTLATLDFAYVMLAESALSFLGIGIQPPEITWGLMISQGRQYLTNAWWLSFWPGLAIILTTLSLNLLSNWLRIALDPVQRWRLEMKGRKHG